In the genome of Myxococcales bacterium, one region contains:
- a CDS encoding M23 family metallopeptidase, protein MRIASGVGRLAAPVFALLVGAVACGGSDDGEPIPPASGGADSGSAAAGGTAAGGSGGTSASAGAGGTAGLAGAAGAAGAAAAAGGGGAADGGSPDASGASDSGTTDSSTSDASAPACCLAKPPGNIPTNGGWNDCPYSGSGRQHAAIDFSSPKGTPIPAGMDGVVQFVRNNGDPKCYDPVKQTCSDACLKSGDFIMLKAACGDPLQPNNDFYVRYHHISGVKSGIKVGSKVQKGDIIAYVGDSGCATGPHVHLATATFKKGSYGVGQNPVFYDCKYLVNPSTRFCKNVP, encoded by the coding sequence ATGCGGATCGCTTCTGGCGTCGGTCGTCTCGCTGCTCCCGTGTTTGCGCTCCTGGTTGGTGCCGTGGCCTGCGGTGGCTCGGACGACGGCGAGCCGATTCCGCCCGCTTCGGGCGGAGCGGACTCGGGCAGCGCCGCAGCGGGTGGTACGGCAGCGGGCGGATCGGGCGGAACGTCGGCAAGCGCGGGCGCGGGCGGGACAGCGGGGCTGGCCGGAGCCGCCGGTGCTGCCGGAGCCGCCGCAGCAGCAGGCGGCGGGGGTGCCGCTGACGGCGGCTCTCCGGACGCCAGCGGTGCAAGTGACTCCGGTACCACGGACTCGAGCACGAGCGATGCGAGCGCGCCCGCGTGCTGTCTGGCCAAACCCCCAGGTAACATCCCGACCAACGGAGGTTGGAACGACTGCCCCTACAGCGGAAGCGGGCGACAGCACGCGGCCATCGACTTCTCGAGTCCGAAGGGCACCCCCATCCCGGCCGGCATGGATGGAGTGGTCCAGTTCGTTCGCAACAACGGCGACCCCAAGTGTTACGACCCGGTGAAGCAGACCTGCTCCGACGCGTGTCTCAAGAGCGGCGACTTCATCATGCTCAAGGCCGCGTGTGGTGATCCCCTCCAGCCCAACAACGACTTCTACGTGCGCTACCACCACATCAGCGGCGTGAAATCCGGCATCAAGGTTGGCTCCAAGGTGCAGAAGGGGGACATCATTGCGTATGTGGGCGACTCCGGCTGCGCAACTGGCCCGCACGTGCACCTGGCGACCGCCACGTTCAAGAAGGGAAGCTACGGTGTCGGGCAGAACCCGGTATTTTACGATTGTAAGTACCTGGTCAATCCATCGACGCGCTTCTGCAAGAACGTTCCGTGA
- a CDS encoding PilZ domain-containing protein, whose translation MTQQTKMRKHERMALDVVASVSDGWVETPAVGLDASVAGLGLKSAFLWAPGTRVTVRLKLADATTAVAVAVVKRAEGDVMGLQVLATGQAFSRIFAQLSTAA comes from the coding sequence ATGACCCAGCAAACCAAGATGCGGAAGCACGAGCGGATGGCACTGGACGTCGTGGCGAGCGTCAGCGACGGGTGGGTAGAGACGCCTGCGGTCGGCCTGGACGCCTCGGTGGCGGGTCTCGGTCTGAAGAGCGCGTTCCTATGGGCACCTGGGACGCGGGTCACCGTTCGGCTGAAGCTGGCCGATGCAACCACTGCAGTTGCGGTGGCGGTGGTCAAGCGCGCCGAGGGAGACGTCATGGGTCTGCAGGTGCTCGCCACCGGTCAGGCCTTCTCGCGGATCTTCGCTCAGCTCTCGACAGCGGCATGA
- the prmC gene encoding peptide chain release factor N(5)-glutamine methyltransferase, with translation MSGVGEAQATDDWTVARVLAWAADDFRGRQIESARLDAELLLSEALGLDRIRLIAESRRPLSPKELSGYRELIKRRRKLEPIAYILGHREFFGLDFRVDARVLIPRPDTEVLVEVALDRTRARYLFGRALDLCTGSGCVAIAFAKRRPTWRVTATDVSESALSLALENSLRQSTVFGMSWLAGDLFEPLPEGDRFDLITANPPYVSEPELAKLDAGIRDFEPKLALCAGADGLDVIRRIVAGSRARLVPGGLLALEVQYDQAGRVLELFASHGFLEIEARRDLGGHERVVSGQAPA, from the coding sequence ATGAGCGGAGTGGGTGAAGCGCAGGCGACCGATGACTGGACCGTGGCGCGAGTCCTGGCGTGGGCCGCGGACGACTTTCGCGGACGACAGATCGAGAGCGCGCGCCTCGATGCGGAGTTGCTGCTCTCCGAGGCGCTGGGCCTCGATCGGATTCGACTCATCGCCGAGAGTCGACGTCCGCTCTCACCGAAGGAGCTCTCTGGTTACCGCGAGCTGATCAAACGACGACGCAAGCTGGAGCCCATCGCCTACATCCTGGGTCATCGTGAGTTCTTCGGGCTCGACTTTCGCGTCGACGCCCGGGTGTTGATCCCGCGCCCCGACACCGAGGTGCTCGTCGAAGTCGCACTCGACCGCACCCGCGCGCGCTACCTCTTCGGCAGGGCGCTCGACCTGTGCACTGGCTCCGGCTGTGTGGCCATCGCCTTTGCGAAGCGCCGCCCGACGTGGCGCGTCACCGCGACGGACGTGTCGGAGTCTGCGCTCTCGCTGGCGCTCGAAAACTCACTGCGCCAGAGCACGGTCTTTGGCATGAGCTGGCTTGCGGGTGACCTCTTCGAGCCGCTCCCGGAAGGGGACCGCTTCGATCTGATCACGGCCAACCCGCCCTACGTGTCGGAGCCGGAGCTGGCAAAGCTCGACGCGGGCATCCGAGATTTCGAACCCAAGCTCGCGCTGTGCGCGGGCGCGGACGGACTGGACGTGATCCGACGCATCGTGGCCGGGTCGCGGGCTCGGCTCGTGCCGGGTGGCCTGTTGGCTCTGGAAGTTCAGTACGATCAAGCCGGGCGGGTGCTCGAACTGTTCGCGTCTCACGGGTTCTTGGAGATCGAGGCGCGGCGCGATCTGGGCGGGCACGAACGCGTGGTGAGCGGGCAGGCGCCGGCGTAG
- a CDS encoding phosphomannomutase/phosphoglucomutase yields the protein MTAHVFREYDIRGVADRDLTDDLVKKIGRGLGKMLRPDPAAKAPPRVVVCRDCRRSGPRLFDALVHGLTEAGSDVVDIGVGPTPLMYFGVHHLEADGGVMITGSHNPGDENGFKIMKAKGSFYGADIQKLREYTETSTEPLGPQGSLETCPIDAAYLETLRKGIRLAKTDMTVVIDAGNGAAGPLGVRALRDAGLAPVALYCDMNGAFPNHHPDPTVPENLEVLIATVREKHARVGIAWDGDGDRMGVVDASGEIVWGDRLLALFARGILAEKKGATVIGEVKCSQSTYDDISKHGGRPIMWKTGHSLIKAKMKQENAALAGEMSGHFFFADRYFGYDDGIYAALRLLEILAREGKTVVELLADLPQGVSTPEIRVECPDALKFDVVAGVIERLRGTGELNEIDGARITYPDGAWGLVRASNTGPVIVVRFEAPTAARLAEVRSTVEAALAASREATESRRG from the coding sequence ATGACTGCCCACGTGTTTCGCGAGTACGACATTCGAGGCGTCGCTGACCGTGACCTCACCGACGACCTGGTCAAGAAGATCGGTCGCGGTCTGGGCAAGATGTTGCGACCGGACCCAGCGGCGAAGGCTCCCCCCCGCGTGGTCGTGTGCCGGGACTGTCGTCGCTCGGGTCCGCGGCTCTTCGACGCGCTGGTGCACGGCTTGACCGAGGCCGGCTCGGACGTGGTGGACATTGGCGTCGGACCGACGCCGCTCATGTACTTCGGTGTGCATCACCTCGAGGCCGATGGCGGGGTCATGATCACCGGCAGCCACAACCCGGGCGACGAAAACGGCTTCAAGATCATGAAAGCGAAGGGGTCGTTCTACGGCGCCGACATCCAGAAGCTGCGCGAATACACCGAGACCAGCACCGAGCCGCTGGGCCCGCAGGGCTCGCTCGAGACCTGTCCGATCGACGCGGCCTACCTCGAGACGCTCAGAAAGGGCATTCGGCTGGCCAAGACCGACATGACGGTCGTGATCGACGCCGGCAACGGGGCAGCGGGTCCGCTGGGTGTCCGCGCGCTGCGGGACGCGGGACTTGCGCCCGTGGCCCTGTATTGCGACATGAACGGCGCGTTTCCGAATCACCACCCGGACCCGACGGTGCCGGAGAACCTCGAGGTCCTAATAGCGACGGTGCGCGAGAAACACGCCCGCGTCGGCATCGCCTGGGACGGTGACGGCGACCGCATGGGTGTGGTCGACGCAAGCGGTGAGATCGTGTGGGGGGATCGGCTGCTGGCGCTGTTTGCCCGGGGGATCTTGGCGGAAAAGAAGGGGGCAACGGTCATCGGTGAGGTCAAGTGTTCCCAGTCGACCTACGACGACATCAGCAAACACGGGGGCCGTCCCATCATGTGGAAGACGGGGCACTCGCTGATCAAGGCCAAGATGAAGCAGGAGAACGCGGCCCTCGCTGGCGAGATGAGCGGGCACTTCTTCTTTGCGGATCGTTACTTCGGGTACGACGACGGCATCTACGCTGCGCTCCGCTTGCTCGAGATCCTTGCCCGCGAGGGCAAGACGGTGGTCGAGCTGCTGGCTGATTTGCCGCAGGGGGTGAGCACGCCCGAGATCCGCGTCGAGTGCCCGGACGCGCTGAAGTTCGACGTGGTCGCGGGGGTGATCGAGCGGCTCCGCGGCACCGGCGAGCTGAACGAGATCGACGGCGCCCGGATCACTTACCCAGACGGCGCCTGGGGACTGGTGCGAGCTTCCAACACCGGACCGGTGATTGTGGTGCGCTTCGAGGCACCGACAGCGGCCCGCCTGGCCGAGGTCCGGAGCACGGTCGAGGCGGCACTCGCTGCGTCGCGCGAGGCCACGGAGAGCCGGCGCGGATGA
- a CDS encoding discoidin domain-containing protein — MTRTLTVSLLVLGLLALTLRGRRRGMTWGTTLGVVLAVGASFSVLQLAAPGGRFVPALAFSLLGALAWLSVAALQRIDDRLVIAMRVTVSLAIALLEPRALPVVLALAGERHVERLPSSVVRVLPLAAAGLLLFLAWLSGGPLSTRAVGAMHDAWLTQLADLRHEQASLEGAIAMLCTLALFTLGITKRGELWLLALVCELACLAVFPAGEQALFPVPVVLALLLTQRPPDGAARPARSEPRKTAWAAAVALLVANGVIPLVAKDRALFASAARAHTTFKPSDVLLFAERPSFELTLYAELPSVAFSDARRRAPDQPPIEILGKEHWAAHLRGARLWAEVDTEGQPRFADASDAWSRIVWGVTVASAGSRLREVRGLTSSVPCRAPAIATRTPGRQASASAYLEPGPVRRYAPERAFDGDATTEWLAPVIPVPWLDLSLSKPRTVAGVRLLGAQNLPYRDFEPRGVRVELYRRATLARAMDASLTAGQARDVVIRGDDIDCVRLLILSYRGRGGGLAEVELR, encoded by the coding sequence ATGACCCGAACGCTGACCGTGTCTCTGTTGGTGTTGGGTTTGCTTGCACTCACCCTGCGCGGCCGGCGCCGGGGCATGACCTGGGGAACGACGCTGGGTGTGGTCCTCGCGGTCGGCGCGTCGTTCTCGGTGCTGCAACTGGCGGCGCCGGGCGGCAGGTTCGTGCCCGCGCTCGCCTTTTCTCTGCTCGGAGCCTTGGCCTGGCTCTCCGTCGCGGCCCTTCAGCGCATCGATGACCGCCTGGTGATCGCGATGCGCGTCACGGTCTCACTCGCGATCGCGCTGCTCGAGCCACGCGCCCTTCCCGTGGTGCTGGCCCTGGCCGGTGAGCGCCACGTGGAGCGGCTGCCGTCGTCGGTGGTGCGTGTGCTGCCGCTCGCCGCAGCGGGACTATTGCTGTTCCTCGCTTGGCTCAGCGGCGGGCCACTCTCGACCCGCGCCGTTGGCGCCATGCACGACGCTTGGCTCACGCAGCTCGCCGACCTTCGACACGAACAGGCCAGCCTCGAAGGCGCCATCGCAATGCTGTGCACACTTGCCCTGTTCACGCTTGGCATCACCAAGCGCGGCGAGCTCTGGCTGCTCGCGCTCGTGTGCGAGCTCGCGTGCCTGGCTGTGTTTCCCGCAGGAGAGCAGGCACTGTTCCCTGTTCCCGTCGTGCTCGCGCTGCTGCTCACTCAACGGCCCCCCGACGGCGCAGCTCGCCCCGCGCGCTCGGAGCCTCGGAAGACGGCCTGGGCAGCGGCGGTGGCGCTGCTCGTCGCCAATGGGGTGATCCCGCTGGTAGCCAAGGACCGTGCACTGTTCGCGTCCGCCGCTCGCGCACACACCACATTCAAACCGTCGGACGTGCTCCTGTTCGCGGAGCGACCGAGCTTCGAGCTGACGCTGTACGCCGAACTGCCGAGCGTCGCCTTCTCCGACGCACGGCGGCGCGCTCCCGACCAGCCGCCCATCGAGATCTTGGGCAAAGAACACTGGGCCGCCCATCTCCGGGGAGCGCGACTCTGGGCGGAGGTCGATACCGAGGGCCAGCCACGGTTCGCCGACGCGAGTGATGCCTGGAGTCGCATCGTGTGGGGGGTCACCGTTGCCAGCGCCGGCTCGCGCCTGCGAGAAGTGCGGGGGCTGACGTCGTCAGTGCCCTGCCGAGCGCCGGCGATCGCGACGCGAACGCCTGGCAGGCAGGCTTCGGCCAGCGCGTACCTGGAGCCCGGACCTGTGCGCCGCTACGCGCCCGAGCGAGCCTTCGACGGCGACGCAACGACCGAGTGGCTCGCGCCTGTCATTCCGGTGCCGTGGCTCGATCTCTCGCTGTCCAAGCCTCGTACCGTCGCAGGCGTTCGACTGCTCGGCGCCCAGAATCTGCCGTACCGCGACTTCGAGCCGCGCGGCGTCCGAGTCGAATTGTACCGGAGGGCGACGCTCGCACGCGCGATGGACGCGAGTCTGACCGCGGGCCAAGCTCGAGACGTCGTGATCCGCGGCGACGACATCGACTGCGTTCGGCTCTTGATCCTGTCCTATCGTGGCCGCGGCGGCGGGCTGGCGGAGGTCGAGCTCCGCTGA
- a CDS encoding phosphatase PAP2 family protein produces the protein MLRCFASSGRCVPARFAPAAPPDAWERCVVALLAGFAVIVCGAGEARAQAVAPTPTTAPVAPPTAAGEPAASAPTEPAQAEATAGPTNAVEHAPPIPSKATARNPRPARSEANPEGLACKYCGPTVPSSRSAIGLHWHDQWRRVGYAEAITIGVATSVTVAHYLVKPEGEPHWSSPILYDKVARDQLRFGSRSGRANAATVSDALIVGSLVAPVLVDNVLVTWVGHQSPDVAWQMAVINAQAYSLTLSLNAVSKRFVARERPYVRECRDNRYYSVSCDSPEQYQSFYSGHAAFTATGAGLTCAHHTQLALYGSPLLDGGACVLAIGLTTATGMLRISSDSHWASDVLVGHLMGYASGYLMPSLLYYRKLRLSAAEPHPAAEPVQTAIIPFVSNESAELRMIGMF, from the coding sequence ATGCTTCGCTGCTTCGCTTCGTCCGGCCGGTGCGTGCCGGCCCGCTTTGCCCCCGCGGCGCCCCCTGACGCTTGGGAGCGCTGCGTCGTCGCCCTGCTCGCGGGCTTCGCTGTCATCGTCTGCGGAGCGGGCGAGGCGCGAGCCCAGGCGGTGGCCCCGACGCCCACCACTGCGCCTGTCGCGCCTCCGACCGCAGCCGGAGAACCCGCGGCAAGCGCCCCCACCGAGCCGGCGCAGGCGGAGGCAACGGCAGGCCCAACGAACGCGGTCGAGCATGCTCCGCCGATCCCCAGCAAAGCCACGGCGAGGAACCCCCGCCCGGCTCGGTCCGAAGCGAACCCGGAGGGCCTGGCCTGCAAGTACTGCGGCCCCACTGTACCGAGCTCACGCTCAGCCATCGGACTGCACTGGCATGACCAGTGGCGGCGAGTGGGGTATGCCGAAGCGATCACCATCGGCGTCGCGACGTCAGTCACCGTGGCCCACTATCTCGTGAAACCCGAGGGCGAGCCGCATTGGTCGAGTCCTATCCTGTACGACAAGGTCGCTCGGGACCAGCTGCGCTTCGGCTCGAGATCTGGCCGCGCGAACGCCGCGACCGTGAGCGACGCACTCATCGTTGGCTCGCTGGTGGCGCCAGTCTTGGTCGACAACGTGCTCGTGACCTGGGTCGGGCACCAAAGCCCGGACGTGGCGTGGCAGATGGCGGTCATCAACGCACAGGCGTACTCGCTGACGTTGAGCCTGAACGCAGTGTCGAAGCGCTTCGTGGCGCGAGAGCGACCCTACGTGCGCGAGTGCCGCGACAACCGCTACTACTCGGTCAGTTGCGACTCACCGGAGCAATATCAGTCGTTCTACAGCGGACACGCCGCGTTCACCGCCACTGGCGCGGGTTTGACGTGCGCGCATCACACGCAGTTGGCCCTGTACGGCAGCCCTCTTCTCGACGGCGGTGCCTGCGTGCTGGCCATCGGGTTGACGACCGCTACGGGCATGCTGCGGATCTCTTCGGACAGCCACTGGGCGAGCGACGTCTTGGTCGGGCACTTGATGGGCTACGCTTCCGGCTACCTGATGCCGTCCCTGCTCTACTATCGGAAACTCCGGCTCAGCGCGGCCGAGCCCCATCCCGCGGCCGAGCCCGTTCAGACCGCGATCATTCCGTTCGTTTCGAATGAGTCCGCGGAGCTGCGAATGATCGGGATGTTCTGA
- a CDS encoding radical SAM protein has translation MARVAVVFPPLRVSRDFVDYPYFADLGALSATAVLEAAGHEVSLFDALGRADSTAGPADGSWFQLGAPLGARDIPDTDVVVVQYTPFHRPPVREPVLAELLAALRASRPATAVVLADLYQSGQHFVDVGGAAILAAYPEVDVFLRFEAEASLPGLIERLAAGRPSTRQVVDGVEPPDLDLLPLPAWHAIDVPAYFRFHTLLMAELGRPGWAFPIDGQSLPLVSSRGCPYRCSHCSSNPGLSPGQPKRQRRLSPARLAQHLDQLVQLGARRIHLLDELSNANERHFDALLALVAERELRLEIPNGLRADHLTPKQLGLLAERITTLSVSAESGVQRVVTEVVDKDLDLAHISRVAREAQAANVPLLVHFMIGLPGETREEMNRTLDYALELHENFGVWPSVQFATPLPGTRLARSVGALPLVSDFGPHFQKLASATNQYASPAELQQFKETFELRLSAMQGPKKIIMNVTYKCNNHCTFCAVGTRTQVDGNFDRQRELLDKYRRLGVSLLDLDGGEPTLYDKLFPLIRYARRIGYEKINVTTNGRMAFYPEYARKLATSGVSSILFSIHGPSRHVHAANVGVPEAFEQMLEGIRNVRAAAPPGLELGANVTLTLSNHRHLGEIAALIHELGLAWLNIQFLTPFGRATETVAPDTAVAAGIVMRVIDEWKDRLKLQVINLPWCFMPGYEAYLVGDLLKLERHMLFVNNEEVNLFEYLRQQRSYGPPCGTCTRKVFCGGFYRLTDVPEPEWLIRPEDLVRGVEATGLTGPAR, from the coding sequence ATGGCGCGGGTCGCGGTGGTTTTTCCCCCTCTCCGGGTCTCGCGCGACTTCGTCGATTACCCGTACTTCGCCGACCTTGGCGCGCTCTCCGCCACGGCTGTGCTCGAGGCCGCCGGCCACGAGGTTTCGCTGTTCGATGCCCTCGGACGGGCGGATTCGACAGCCGGACCGGCTGACGGTAGCTGGTTCCAGCTGGGGGCGCCGCTCGGCGCGCGCGACATCCCCGACACGGACGTCGTGGTGGTGCAGTACACGCCGTTCCACCGTCCACCCGTGCGGGAGCCCGTGCTCGCCGAGCTACTCGCGGCGCTCCGCGCCTCGCGCCCAGCAACAGCGGTCGTGTTGGCGGATCTTTACCAGAGTGGGCAGCACTTCGTGGACGTCGGGGGCGCCGCAATTCTCGCAGCCTATCCCGAGGTCGACGTATTCCTGCGCTTCGAGGCCGAGGCGTCGCTCCCGGGTTTGATCGAGCGCCTCGCCGCCGGGCGGCCGAGCACGCGCCAGGTCGTAGACGGCGTCGAGCCGCCGGATCTCGACCTGCTCCCGTTGCCCGCGTGGCACGCCATCGACGTGCCGGCCTACTTCCGCTTCCACACGCTGCTGATGGCGGAGCTCGGGCGTCCCGGGTGGGCGTTTCCCATCGATGGCCAGTCCTTGCCGCTGGTCAGCTCGCGCGGCTGTCCGTATCGCTGCAGCCATTGCTCTTCGAATCCGGGACTGTCGCCGGGCCAACCCAAACGGCAGCGCCGCCTCTCGCCAGCGCGCCTGGCCCAGCACCTCGATCAGCTGGTTCAGCTCGGAGCACGACGCATTCACCTGCTCGACGAGCTCAGCAACGCGAACGAACGGCACTTCGATGCGCTACTCGCGTTGGTGGCCGAGCGAGAGCTCCGCCTCGAGATCCCCAACGGCCTGCGGGCAGACCACCTGACGCCAAAACAGCTCGGGCTATTGGCCGAGCGAATCACGACGCTCAGTGTCAGCGCCGAGAGCGGCGTGCAGCGCGTTGTGACCGAGGTGGTCGACAAGGACCTCGATCTTGCTCACATCAGCCGCGTTGCGCGCGAAGCGCAGGCGGCCAACGTGCCCCTGCTGGTGCACTTCATGATCGGTCTCCCCGGCGAGACACGAGAGGAAATGAACCGGACGCTCGACTACGCCCTCGAGCTGCACGAGAACTTCGGGGTCTGGCCCAGCGTGCAATTCGCAACGCCGCTGCCCGGGACTCGCCTTGCCCGGTCCGTCGGGGCGCTGCCGCTGGTCTCGGATTTCGGGCCGCATTTTCAGAAGCTCGCCAGCGCCACCAACCAGTACGCCTCGCCGGCGGAGTTGCAGCAATTCAAGGAGACGTTCGAGCTGCGGCTCTCGGCCATGCAGGGGCCGAAGAAGATCATCATGAACGTCACCTACAAGTGCAACAACCACTGCACCTTCTGCGCAGTCGGCACGCGTACCCAGGTCGACGGCAACTTCGACCGACAGCGGGAGTTGCTCGACAAGTATCGGCGTCTCGGTGTCTCGCTGCTCGATCTAGACGGGGGTGAGCCCACGCTCTACGACAAGCTGTTCCCTCTCATCCGTTACGCTCGCCGCATTGGCTACGAGAAGATCAACGTGACCACCAACGGGCGCATGGCGTTCTATCCCGAGTACGCCAGGAAGCTCGCCACGAGCGGCGTCAGCAGCATCTTGTTCAGCATTCACGGTCCGAGCCGACACGTTCACGCAGCGAACGTTGGCGTGCCGGAGGCCTTCGAGCAAATGTTGGAGGGGATCCGCAACGTGCGTGCCGCAGCCCCGCCGGGACTGGAGCTGGGTGCAAATGTGACCCTGACGCTGTCGAACCACCGCCACCTCGGCGAGATCGCCGCACTCATCCACGAGCTGGGCCTCGCGTGGCTGAACATCCAGTTCTTGACGCCATTCGGCCGGGCCACCGAGACCGTCGCACCGGACACCGCCGTCGCGGCCGGCATCGTGATGCGGGTCATCGACGAGTGGAAGGACCGCCTGAAGCTGCAGGTCATCAACCTGCCGTGGTGTTTCATGCCGGGGTACGAGGCGTACCTGGTCGGTGATCTGCTCAAGCTCGAACGCCACATGCTGTTCGTGAACAACGAGGAGGTGAATCTGTTCGAGTACCTCCGCCAGCAACGTTCTTACGGGCCCCCATGTGGGACCTGCACCCGAAAGGTGTTCTGTGGCGGGTTCTACCGGCTGACGGACGTGCCCGAGCCGGAGTGGTTGATCCGACCCGAAGACCTGGTGCGAGGGGTCGAAGCGACCGGTCTGACGGGTCCTGCTCGCTGA
- a CDS encoding COX15/CtaA family protein yields the protein MSIAPAPALPSARRAVVVWLWLCVVLLLTMIVLGGVVRLTGSGLSITVWEPIVGTLPPLDHAAWERAFSLYQQSPEFRHVNSDMDLAAFQRIFWPEYLHRLLGRSIGIVVALPCAFFLFKGWLDRHTVRRLVLLLLLGGLQGLAGWFMVASGLVDAPRVSHYRLTLHLGMGFLIFSYAAWLALEQTLGGFVVTEGWPRLRRALGLFTALAALTALSGGLVAGLKAGHAFPTFPLMAGELVPTGLLALTPTWKNGFDNVITVMFQHRVLGTAVLAFAIGLAYAARKAELPRHARRGFDLILAAVLLQVTLGITTLVFYVPVALAAAHQGNAALVLAAALYAAYALRRWPAHVKPPAGASVSPQANPVLSAS from the coding sequence ATGTCGATTGCGCCCGCCCCCGCTCTGCCCTCCGCGCGCCGCGCCGTCGTCGTGTGGCTGTGGCTGTGCGTGGTGCTCCTGCTCACGATGATCGTGCTCGGAGGAGTCGTGCGACTGACCGGTTCCGGGCTCTCGATCACGGTCTGGGAGCCCATCGTCGGCACGCTGCCGCCCCTCGACCACGCGGCTTGGGAGCGGGCGTTTTCGCTCTATCAACAGAGCCCGGAGTTCCGCCACGTGAACTCGGACATGGACCTGGCCGCATTTCAGCGCATCTTCTGGCCAGAGTACCTGCACCGGCTACTCGGTCGCTCGATTGGAATCGTCGTGGCGCTGCCGTGTGCGTTCTTCTTGTTCAAGGGCTGGTTGGATCGCCACACCGTTCGGCGTTTGGTGCTGTTGTTGCTGCTCGGTGGACTGCAGGGGCTCGCCGGCTGGTTCATGGTCGCGAGCGGCTTGGTCGACGCGCCCCGCGTCAGCCACTACCGCCTAACGCTCCACCTCGGCATGGGATTCTTGATCTTCAGCTACGCCGCCTGGCTCGCGCTCGAGCAGACCTTGGGTGGCTTCGTGGTCACCGAGGGTTGGCCCCGGCTGCGGCGCGCGCTCGGTCTCTTCACGGCGCTCGCCGCGCTCACCGCGCTGTCCGGCGGTCTGGTCGCCGGGCTCAAGGCCGGCCACGCATTTCCGACTTTCCCACTCATGGCGGGAGAGCTGGTCCCTACCGGCCTCCTTGCGTTGACCCCGACCTGGAAGAACGGGTTCGATAACGTGATCACCGTGATGTTCCAGCATCGAGTGCTGGGCACCGCTGTTCTGGCCTTTGCGATTGGACTCGCCTACGCGGCGCGCAAGGCGGAGCTGCCGCGGCATGCTCGACGTGGCTTCGATTTGATCCTCGCCGCTGTCTTGTTGCAGGTCACCCTGGGCATCACGACCTTGGTCTTCTACGTGCCCGTGGCCCTGGCCGCCGCACATCAGGGCAACGCCGCACTCGTCCTGGCAGCCGCGCTCTACGCGGCTTACGCACTCAGGCGCTGGCCCGCGCACGTAAAACCTCCAGCGGGCGCCAGCGTCTCGCCGCAGGCAAACCCGGTTCTCAGCGCCTCCTGA
- a CDS encoding ester cyclase, whose protein sequence is MRIRLTALVAASALYAACGGSQPPAETPTDTPPAAADMPPADSSAADTAPAPKAEVKPLLDRQKAFADSEEKAFNAHDAKAIAALYAEDAVSVHLGPNGLEEQKGRAPVEKMFAEVFAAYPDMKTATRRVLANKDVSIAQWVATGTHKGEYMGMKATNKPVGFHGATLFWINDAGLVKRAMTYMDGATIAGQIGMMKAPVRKPAQLPDGAATWVLASGDAAEGTNVDLVKAFYASMEAKDEKKFLEMVGKDGVHVDYTMPEDSKGQAGAKKEMAMIKKSFPDMKMSAPKIWAFGPNFVVAEVEFSGTHTGPLGPIKATNKKFHGHGLDVIELKDGKFVRGESYGSMIELMSQLGLMEGPKPGDKPATPAKAEKTAAAAKPAAAEKSAAPAKPAAKK, encoded by the coding sequence ATGAGAATTCGACTTACCGCGCTCGTCGCCGCATCCGCACTCTATGCCGCTTGTGGCGGCAGCCAACCGCCGGCCGAAACGCCGACCGACACGCCCCCCGCAGCCGCGGACATGCCACCTGCCGACTCCAGCGCCGCCGACACCGCGCCCGCGCCGAAGGCCGAGGTCAAGCCTCTGCTCGATCGACAGAAGGCGTTTGCCGACTCCGAAGAGAAAGCCTTCAACGCACACGACGCCAAGGCCATCGCCGCGCTCTACGCCGAAGACGCCGTGAGCGTGCACCTGGGCCCGAACGGGCTGGAAGAGCAGAAAGGGCGTGCGCCCGTCGAGAAGATGTTCGCGGAAGTCTTCGCGGCGTATCCGGACATGAAGACGGCGACGCGCCGCGTCCTGGCAAACAAAGACGTATCGATCGCCCAGTGGGTCGCCACCGGCACGCACAAGGGTGAGTACATGGGGATGAAAGCGACCAACAAACCGGTCGGCTTCCATGGCGCGACCCTGTTTTGGATCAACGACGCCGGCTTGGTGAAGCGGGCGATGACCTACATGGACGGCGCGACGATCGCCGGGCAGATCGGCATGATGAAAGCGCCCGTGCGCAAACCCGCCCAGCTGCCCGACGGCGCGGCCACCTGGGTTCTGGCGAGCGGCGACGCGGCCGAGGGCACCAACGTGGACCTGGTGAAGGCCTTCTACGCCAGCATGGAAGCCAAGGACGAGAAGAAGTTCCTGGAGATGGTGGGCAAGGACGGCGTCCACGTGGACTACACGATGCCCGAAGATTCCAAGGGGCAAGCCGGGGCCAAGAAAGAGATGGCCATGATCAAGAAGTCGTTCCCGGACATGAAGATGTCTGCGCCGAAGATCTGGGCTTTTGGCCCGAACTTCGTGGTGGCCGAGGTCGAGTTCAGCGGCACGCACACGGGCCCCCTGGGACCCATCAAGGCAACGAACAAGAAGTTCCACGGCCACGGCCTCGACGTGATCGAGCTCAAAGACGGGAAGTTCGTCCGCGGCGAGAGCTACGGCAGCATGATCGAGCTGATGAGCCAGCTTGGATTGATGGAAGGGCCGAAGCCCGGCGACAAACCTGCGACTCCTGCCAAGGCTGAAAAGACGGCAGCGGCCGCCAAACCCGCCGCCGCTGAGAAGTCCGCGGCGCCAGCAAAACCCGCTGCGAAGAAGTGA